Proteins from a genomic interval of Sporolactobacillus sp. Y61:
- a CDS encoding aminotransferase class I/II-fold pyridoxal phosphate-dependent enzyme: MSNYQTETKLTQIGNGFDQLGAVNIPIYLSTAYRHQGIGISKGYDYIRTGNPTRSVLEKAIAEIEGGQEGFACSSGMSAIQLVFSLFSSGDHIIASRDLYGGTYRLFEILAKQVHLSFTYWDGESVEELAADIRPETKALFIETPTNPLMHEVDISELSYITKKNHLLLIVDNTFYTPVLQKPIAEGADLVVYSATKYLAGHNDVLAGLVVSNSEKVTERLRVYHNSCGAVLDPFDSWLLIRGLKTLALRMRQHQENAGRLAAWLGKQLFVTKVLYPGKGGMVSFELTKKAYIEPFLKALHLITFAESLGGVESLITYPATQTHADIPEALRLKYGLSDRLLRLSAGIEHPDDLIADLDQAFRSLQKGAAVHG, encoded by the coding sequence ATGTCAAACTATCAGACGGAAACGAAGCTGACGCAGATTGGGAATGGGTTTGACCAGTTAGGAGCGGTGAATATACCGATTTATTTATCGACGGCATACAGGCATCAGGGCATTGGCATTTCCAAGGGCTATGATTATATCAGAACAGGAAATCCGACACGATCCGTCCTCGAGAAGGCGATTGCCGAAATCGAAGGCGGGCAGGAAGGTTTTGCCTGTAGTTCTGGTATGAGTGCCATTCAGCTTGTCTTTTCACTCTTCAGTTCAGGTGACCACATTATTGCCTCGCGTGACCTTTATGGCGGCACGTACCGTCTGTTTGAAATCCTCGCAAAACAGGTTCACCTCTCCTTTACTTACTGGGACGGCGAAAGCGTTGAAGAACTTGCGGCTGACATCCGTCCGGAGACTAAAGCGCTGTTCATTGAAACACCGACGAATCCGCTGATGCATGAAGTCGATATCTCTGAACTTTCTTATATCACGAAGAAAAATCATTTACTGCTGATTGTAGACAATACCTTCTATACTCCGGTGCTGCAGAAACCGATCGCCGAGGGGGCAGACCTGGTCGTCTACAGTGCAACCAAGTACCTGGCCGGGCATAACGATGTACTGGCCGGACTGGTTGTATCCAATTCGGAAAAAGTGACAGAACGGCTGAGAGTGTATCACAATTCCTGTGGTGCGGTTCTGGATCCGTTTGATTCGTGGCTTCTGATACGCGGTCTCAAGACACTGGCCCTGCGCATGAGGCAGCACCAGGAGAATGCCGGGCGTCTTGCTGCCTGGCTTGGAAAGCAGCTTTTTGTCACAAAAGTGCTGTATCCGGGAAAAGGCGGCATGGTCAGCTTCGAACTGACGAAGAAAGCGTATATTGAGCCGTTTCTCAAAGCCCTTCACTTGATTACTTTTGCTGAGAGTCTGGGAGGTGTGGAAAGTCTGATCACCTATCCGGCGACACAGACGCATGCCGATATTCCCGAAGCTTTGCGGCTGAAATACGGTCTGTCCGACAGGCTGCTTCGCCTGTCGGCGGGAATTGAACACCCGGATGATCTGATTGCTGATCTGGATCAGGCGTTCCGGTCTTTACAGAAGGGGGCGGCGGTTCATGGCTGA
- the msrA gene encoding peptide-methionine (S)-S-oxide reductase MsrA — protein MKGKQREQAVFAGGCFWCMVKPFDTLPGIIKVVSGYTGGHVADPTYEQVKSGATGHMEAVQITYDPDVFPYEKLLELYWRQIDPTDAGGQFIDRGSNYRTAIFYHNARQKALAEQSKRALAASGKFRKPIVTRILPAATFYPAEEEHQQFYRKNPERYAGEIAESGRGVFIRKNWQKK, from the coding sequence ATGAAAGGTAAACAGAGGGAGCAGGCGGTTTTTGCTGGGGGATGCTTCTGGTGCATGGTGAAACCTTTTGATACACTTCCCGGGATTATCAAAGTAGTCTCAGGTTATACAGGCGGACATGTCGCCGATCCGACCTATGAACAGGTTAAGTCCGGCGCGACCGGCCACATGGAAGCGGTACAGATTACATATGATCCGGACGTTTTTCCATATGAAAAATTGCTGGAACTCTATTGGCGGCAGATTGATCCAACCGACGCCGGCGGCCAGTTTATTGACCGCGGCTCAAATTACCGGACGGCGATTTTTTATCACAATGCACGTCAGAAGGCACTGGCGGAACAATCGAAAAGGGCGCTGGCAGCAAGCGGAAAATTCAGGAAACCGATCGTCACGCGCATCCTGCCGGCTGCGACGTTCTATCCGGCTGAAGAGGAGCACCAGCAGTTCTACCGAAAGAATCCGGAGCGCTATGCCGGAGAAATTGCTGAATCCGGCCGGGGCGTCTTTATCCGGAAGAACTGGCAGAAAAAATGA
- a CDS encoding HAMP domain-containing sensor histidine kinase has product MFRKTLIQLTGLNTVLLILMLALLGGVIYFYEKAVTFRSADQMLSRMEPDRVFVLQGRLDGTEPADPRSRNPRVIGLIMDKDRELFLSSFGDTLTDEETITFFKPLLPGNKGTVEEKNAHGNVYHVISRTLRIQGESYTAVYAMDVSVERNLLNTLLSIIIYGLLTGAFVSVIVGYFLARGALRPIQKAWDKQNRFVADASHELRTPLSILQLKIEGLLRQPRKKIQESGEDIAVMLGETRRLSKLVGNLLTLARSDANRLEVNLKPLDLQLMVKKVSEPFAEMAEFEGKAFRVTACETLVITGDEQRIHQLLVILLDNAMKFTSAEGHISVRADKDGKMARLSVSDSGVGISEADLPHVFDRFFQADASRSDERGTGLGLSIASWIVARHHGKIDVTSAINQGTTFTVRLPLEKDVTAKQLTRDKEDDTDER; this is encoded by the coding sequence ATGTTTCGAAAAACACTGATTCAATTAACTGGACTGAATACGGTACTTCTGATCCTGATGCTGGCACTGCTCGGCGGGGTCATCTATTTTTATGAAAAAGCCGTGACCTTCAGAAGTGCCGATCAAATGCTATCGCGGATGGAACCTGATCGTGTCTTTGTCTTACAGGGCAGGCTCGATGGTACTGAACCAGCTGATCCGCGGTCGCGGAATCCGCGTGTGATCGGTCTGATTATGGATAAGGACAGAGAACTTTTTCTGTCGAGTTTCGGCGATACCTTAACGGACGAAGAAACGATCACATTCTTCAAACCGCTTCTTCCGGGAAATAAAGGAACAGTAGAGGAAAAAAACGCACATGGAAATGTTTATCATGTGATTTCTAGGACACTTCGAATCCAGGGCGAGTCGTATACTGCGGTTTATGCGATGGATGTCAGCGTCGAACGCAATTTGCTGAACACACTGCTGTCGATCATTATTTACGGACTTCTGACAGGCGCCTTCGTATCTGTTATAGTGGGCTATTTTCTGGCGAGAGGCGCGCTCCGTCCGATTCAGAAAGCCTGGGATAAGCAGAACCGGTTTGTTGCTGATGCGTCTCATGAACTGCGAACGCCGTTGTCAATTCTTCAGTTGAAGATTGAAGGGCTCCTGAGGCAGCCCCGGAAAAAGATTCAGGAGAGCGGGGAGGACATTGCCGTCATGCTGGGTGAGACACGGCGTTTGTCGAAACTGGTTGGCAATCTGCTGACTCTGGCCCGCTCAGATGCCAATCGTCTGGAAGTCAATCTGAAACCGCTGGATCTGCAGCTGATGGTGAAAAAAGTAAGTGAGCCATTTGCGGAAATGGCTGAATTTGAGGGAAAAGCGTTTCGCGTGACCGCCTGCGAAACCCTGGTGATCACCGGAGACGAGCAGCGCATTCATCAGCTGCTGGTCATCCTTCTGGACAATGCGATGAAATTCACATCAGCGGAAGGTCATATTTCAGTTCGGGCTGATAAAGACGGGAAAATGGCCCGCCTCTCTGTTTCAGACAGCGGAGTCGGAATTTCAGAAGCCGATCTGCCGCACGTATTTGACCGTTTTTTCCAGGCAGATGCCTCACGGAGCGATGAGCGCGGGACAGGGCTCGGACTATCTATCGCTTCCTGGATCGTTGCCAGGCATCATGGTAAAATTGATGTAACCAGCGCCATAAATCAGGGAACCACATTTACAGTCCGGCTGCCGCTTGAAAAAGACGTAACGGCGAAACAGCTGACTCGCGATAAAGAGGATGATACAGATGAAAGGTAA
- a CDS encoding response regulator transcription factor, with translation MRLLVVEDHKQLLKEIVRLLSEDYQVDAAENGEDALYMAEQDIYDALILDVMLPGMDGFEVTKQMREKNIDTPVIFLTARDALDDRVKGLNLGGDDYIVKPFQNQELKARVAAILRRSSPLSLNHVLQYKGIEMDNKRKQVTADGNELPLTTKQYELLEYLIENADQILTRQQIFDRIWGFDSDTTEGIVEVYVHQLRKKLKDYGYGNDIRTVRGIGYMLTDK, from the coding sequence ATGAGGCTCCTGGTTGTTGAAGACCATAAGCAGTTATTAAAAGAGATTGTGCGCCTGCTGTCGGAAGATTACCAGGTAGACGCCGCAGAAAATGGAGAAGACGCTCTGTATATGGCGGAACAGGATATTTATGACGCACTGATTCTGGATGTGATGCTGCCCGGAATGGACGGTTTCGAGGTCACGAAGCAGATGCGCGAAAAAAATATTGATACCCCTGTCATTTTCCTGACTGCCAGAGATGCGCTGGATGATCGTGTCAAAGGGCTGAACCTTGGAGGCGATGATTACATTGTCAAACCGTTTCAGAATCAGGAACTGAAAGCGCGGGTGGCAGCTATTCTGAGGCGAAGTTCACCTCTTTCGCTGAATCATGTGCTTCAGTATAAGGGCATTGAAATGGATAATAAGCGCAAGCAGGTCACCGCAGACGGAAATGAGCTGCCGCTCACAACGAAACAATATGAGCTGCTCGAGTACCTGATAGAAAATGCGGATCAGATTCTCACCCGTCAGCAGATTTTCGACCGGATCTGGGGGTTTGATTCGGATACGACGGAAGGTATTGTCGAAGTTTATGTTCATCAGCTCCGGAAAAAGCTGAAAGACTATGGTTACGGTAACGATATTCGGACGGTAAGAGGAATCGGCTATATGCTTACCGATAAGTGA
- a CDS encoding ABC transporter permease encodes MNLMTSMKMAFRNIRANKIRAALTMLGIIIGVSSVIALLAIGQGSGKSVSDSVNRLGTNLITVSISNSDTPFTMDNLDQVNDVYGVKQTAPVLNGRYTIKYGGTTSNASVIGTTGDYQSIRQLTVKEGSFLSDADERFRQKNVVLGSSLAETLFGNTSPVNKSILINGGRYHVIGVLNAKGGSMGQSSDDSVFIPFSTAQRLMKTTYISQFYVQAENSNSVNLAMAGVSSVLSRTYSSSDDYSVVNQQDVMEAMSSVTNTMTMLLAGIAGISLLVGGIGIMNIMLVSVTERTRKIGIRKAIGARQKDILLQFLIESGVLSMLGGLFGIALGAAIAGIYATFTGTQVVFSISVMTFTFLFSAAVGMVFGVFPAWKASRLNPIDALRTE; translated from the coding sequence ATGAATCTGATGACGTCAATGAAGATGGCTTTCAGAAATATCCGGGCAAATAAAATCCGGGCGGCGCTGACGATGCTCGGGATTATTATTGGCGTATCTTCTGTGATTGCCCTGCTCGCCATCGGACAGGGCTCAGGAAAATCCGTTTCCGACAGTGTAAATAGACTGGGGACTAATCTGATCACGGTCAGTATCTCAAACAGTGACACGCCTTTTACAATGGACAATCTTGATCAGGTAAACGATGTGTACGGTGTGAAACAGACGGCACCTGTTTTGAATGGTAGATATACGATTAAATACGGAGGAACAACCTCCAATGCTTCGGTCATCGGGACAACAGGTGACTATCAGTCCATCCGGCAGCTGACCGTGAAGGAGGGCAGTTTTCTTTCAGATGCCGATGAGCGCTTCCGGCAGAAAAATGTTGTTCTGGGAAGTTCACTTGCTGAGACCCTGTTCGGCAACACGTCGCCTGTTAATAAGAGTATCCTGATTAATGGCGGGAGATATCATGTCATTGGTGTATTAAATGCCAAAGGCGGGTCCATGGGTCAGAGCAGCGACGATTCAGTCTTCATTCCTTTTTCCACAGCACAGCGGCTGATGAAGACTACATATATTTCACAATTTTATGTTCAGGCGGAAAACAGTAACAGTGTTAACCTGGCCATGGCAGGCGTCAGCAGTGTTCTGAGCCGGACATACAGCAGTTCAGATGACTACAGTGTCGTTAACCAGCAGGATGTCATGGAAGCAATGAGCTCGGTCACTAATACCATGACGATGCTCCTTGCCGGGATCGCTGGTATTTCCCTGCTTGTCGGCGGGATCGGAATCATGAATATTATGCTCGTTTCTGTGACGGAACGGACACGGAAGATTGGTATCCGTAAAGCAATCGGCGCCAGACAAAAAGATATTCTCCTTCAGTTTTTGATTGAATCCGGAGTTTTAAGTATGCTCGGGGGACTGTTCGGGATCGCACTCGGCGCTGCCATTGCGGGAATTTATGCGACGTTCACTGGTACTCAGGTCGTATTCTCCATTTCAGTGATGACCTTTACCTTTCTGTTCTCCGCGGCAGTAGGGATGGTCTTCGGTGTCTTTCCGGCCTGGAAAGCATCCCGGCTGAATCCGATCGATGCGCTGCGGACGGAATGA
- a CDS encoding ABC transporter ATP-binding protein: MTEPVIELNQIEKSYRMGENVVHALNHVSLTVNAGDFISIVGPSGSGKSTLMHVMGCLDKPDGGTCRIDGHSTDQMNDRRLAEIRNKNIGFIFQSFNLLSKLSAVENVELPLLYRGIRTKERRDRALQCLSQVGLEKRASHLPGQLSGGQQQRVAIARALAGEPQILLADEPTGALDSRTSSEIMDLLKELNSKGRTIVLITHDLHVARQAGRTVSIRDGKLQEGEHI; encoded by the coding sequence ATGACGGAACCGGTGATCGAACTGAATCAGATTGAAAAGAGCTACAGGATGGGAGAAAATGTGGTTCATGCGCTGAATCACGTCAGTTTGACCGTCAATGCGGGGGATTTTATTTCGATCGTCGGTCCTTCAGGATCGGGTAAATCCACTTTGATGCATGTGATGGGTTGTCTTGATAAACCAGATGGAGGAACCTGCCGTATCGACGGTCATTCAACTGATCAGATGAATGATCGCAGGCTGGCGGAAATCAGGAATAAAAACATTGGATTTATATTCCAGAGTTTCAACCTTCTGAGCAAACTGTCCGCCGTTGAAAATGTTGAGCTGCCTCTTTTATATCGCGGGATCAGAACGAAGGAACGGCGTGATCGGGCTTTGCAATGTCTGAGTCAGGTGGGCCTTGAGAAACGGGCCAGTCACCTGCCGGGTCAGCTTTCCGGAGGGCAGCAACAGCGGGTGGCCATAGCCCGGGCGCTTGCCGGAGAGCCTCAGATTCTGCTTGCCGATGAGCCGACCGGAGCCCTTGACAGCCGGACAAGCTCGGAAATCATGGATCTGTTAAAAGAACTGAATAGTAAGGGACGGACCATTGTTCTGATTACCCATGATCTGCATGTGGCGAGACAGGCGGGCCGAACAGTCAGTATACGTGACGGGAAGCTGCAGGAAGGGGAGCATATCTAA
- a CDS encoding efflux RND transporter periplasmic adaptor subunit, translated as MKKGWMIFLAVILVAGGSTFWLLSRDRTIEAQTLYPITTVQEGTLSSDVSGSGQLEPATDEDILIDSDDASKTVDSVNVSSGDTVEKGDTLLTFTDGTTLEAPNNGTITSVKVYEGDRLSAGRAVFHLTDYSDLNTVIQIDELDISKIKKGQSVSVTVNAFSDKTFSGKVTAIARTGSNTNGVSSFDVTIHIDKPSGLKPGMTATASIVIEKKDHVLYVPSGAVHEAGGQYYVYRSSGTEASDQEQNGFSGRGMSMDQQRGSQTAVQTGIHNDQYIEITSGLEQGDRIQLSALSKQSGTTSSGQNQTNLPGMNGGGQGPGSEQGMRMRMNGGGGNGQ; from the coding sequence ATGAAAAAGGGTTGGATGATTTTTCTGGCGGTGATTCTTGTGGCAGGAGGGAGTACGTTCTGGTTGCTTTCACGGGACAGGACAATTGAAGCACAGACGCTGTATCCGATAACAACTGTACAGGAAGGGACGCTTTCGTCAGATGTCAGTGGATCCGGACAGCTTGAACCTGCTACGGATGAGGATATTCTGATTGATTCGGATGATGCTTCAAAAACGGTTGATTCCGTCAATGTCTCCTCAGGCGATACGGTGGAGAAGGGAGATACCCTTCTGACGTTTACAGACGGCACGACCCTTGAAGCGCCGAACAATGGGACAATAACCAGTGTCAAGGTGTATGAAGGGGATCGTCTCTCCGCGGGACGTGCTGTTTTCCATTTGACGGATTACAGTGATTTGAATACGGTCATTCAGATTGACGAGCTGGATATTTCAAAGATTAAGAAGGGGCAAAGTGTATCGGTAACGGTCAATGCCTTCTCAGATAAGACATTCAGCGGTAAAGTCACCGCTATTGCGCGGACAGGAAGCAATACGAATGGTGTATCTTCATTTGATGTCACCATTCATATCGATAAACCTTCCGGCCTGAAACCGGGAATGACTGCAACAGCAAGCATTGTCATCGAGAAGAAGGATCATGTACTGTACGTCCCGTCCGGAGCTGTACACGAGGCAGGCGGTCAGTATTATGTTTATCGTTCTTCAGGTACTGAGGCATCAGATCAGGAACAGAACGGATTTTCCGGACGCGGCATGTCGATGGATCAGCAGCGCGGGAGCCAGACCGCCGTTCAGACGGGGATTCATAATGATCAGTATATTGAAATTACCAGCGGCCTTGAACAGGGTGACAGGATTCAGCTCTCCGCGCTTTCAAAACAGTCCGGTACAACTTCATCCGGACAGAATCAAACCAACCTGCCGGGCATGAACGGAGGCGGACAGGGACCTGGCAGTGAACAGGGCATGCGCATGAGGATGAATGGCGGAGGTGGAAACGGTCAATGA
- a CDS encoding AbrB family transcriptional regulator has product MEARRFRRMTGHMMYLLISGAGGFLLSLTGLSIGWMVGTLLVSGWLGIGFPKFTRTLIRTGETGRVWLRTGQVLLGVQMGRQVNASVIRVFRENGLLILLMILLSIFLALLTGFMLYRFSRSDLVTSLYATTPGGLSSMIGIAEDAGANQAVVSVIQTLRVILVVSSIPVALSLWIGAGSGSVTAGSAIPEGSLFPGLAFAAGLSAVCIFLGRKIHMPAPWLIGSMIGTSAAQILLSMTSLHEAGIWWHQDLIILAQVLIGSAVGSRLSREMFVGLGQITLIGLIGSIALTSCMILFALIVSHFTGVAGITSILAFAPGGIAEMAATSVVLHADAAFVVSCQVLRVLTICIVLPPFFTLFLRRRAAHPGPLPDRNE; this is encoded by the coding sequence ATGGAAGCCAGGAGATTTCGACGCATGACAGGTCACATGATGTATCTGCTTATCAGTGGCGCGGGTGGTTTTCTGCTGTCGCTGACCGGTCTTTCCATTGGCTGGATGGTGGGAACGCTGCTTGTTTCCGGCTGGCTGGGCATCGGGTTTCCGAAGTTTACCCGTACACTGATCAGAACAGGAGAAACTGGCCGCGTCTGGCTGCGGACCGGGCAGGTGCTGCTTGGCGTCCAGATGGGGCGGCAGGTAAATGCATCAGTGATTCGCGTTTTCCGGGAAAATGGATTATTGATTCTGCTTATGATACTTCTGTCCATTTTTCTCGCTCTCCTGACCGGATTCATGCTGTATCGATTCAGCCGGTCGGATCTTGTGACCAGTCTTTACGCTACAACACCCGGCGGACTGTCATCGATGATCGGCATTGCGGAAGATGCCGGGGCAAATCAGGCAGTGGTCAGCGTGATTCAGACATTGCGTGTGATTCTGGTCGTCAGCAGCATCCCTGTGGCTTTGTCTCTCTGGATCGGGGCCGGCTCTGGTTCGGTGACAGCGGGATCGGCGATTCCGGAAGGGAGCCTTTTTCCTGGCCTTGCGTTTGCTGCCGGACTGTCTGCGGTCTGTATTTTCCTTGGGCGTAAAATTCATATGCCTGCCCCGTGGCTGATCGGCAGCATGATCGGCACCTCAGCCGCGCAGATTCTGCTTTCCATGACGAGCCTGCATGAGGCAGGAATCTGGTGGCATCAGGATCTGATTATTCTGGCGCAGGTTCTGATCGGATCGGCTGTCGGTTCGCGGCTGAGCCGGGAGATGTTCGTCGGTCTCGGACAGATTACGCTGATCGGACTGATTGGTTCGATCGCTCTGACCTCCTGCATGATTCTCTTTGCTTTGATTGTTTCACATTTCACAGGTGTTGCGGGAATCACTTCGATACTCGCTTTTGCTCCGGGCGGCATAGCGGAGATGGCGGCAACCTCTGTTGTCCTTCATGCAGATGCCGCATTTGTCGTATCCTGTCAGGTCCTGCGCGTCCTGACGATCTGTATTGTACTTCCTCCTTTTTTTACCCTTTTCCTGCGCCGCCGGGCGGCTCATCCCGGACCTTTGCCCGACAGAAATGAATAA
- a CDS encoding APC family permease, giving the protein MFSKIKRLLIGRPLKSTEATSQKLNKFKALAVLSSDALSSVAYGPEQILIVLIAAGSAALWYSLPITLGVLVLLIALVLSYRQIIFAYPGGGGAYMVAKENLGVNFGLTAGGALLVDYILTVAVSVSAGTDAITSAFPVLHEHHVLIAVLIVILITFLNLRGLTDSATLLSYPVYFFVLMMFFVIGAGAFGAATGSAAPVQPHAAIGTPVMGISLFLLLRAFASGCTALTGVEAISNAISSFKAPAPANAAKTLLMMGGILAILLSGTVSIAYWYGIQPAVDQTVLSQMGEAIFGRNIFYYFLQVGTALILVLAANTGYSAFPLLAFNLAKDKFMPRPFTVKGDRLGFSNGIITLGALSIVLILIFNGRTENLIPLYAVGVFIPFSLSQTGMIVHWMKNKPKGWVGKLVTNFVGALICYLILIIFIVTKFTQIWPVFIFVPVVVSVFHKIHQHYLQVADELRVDISVSLRSIKTTDNVIIVPIAGITKVVEQSLNYAKSLSGNVVAVYVGSSPEAIRKIEKEWNEWHTGIRLVTIYSLYRTITNPLVRFVQTVKYKADKDGATVTVVFPQFYTRKWWQSLLHNQSGVLIKAGLIKTSDVVIATVPYRFKK; this is encoded by the coding sequence GTGTTTTCGAAAATTAAACGCCTGCTGATAGGCAGGCCGCTTAAATCAACTGAAGCTACTTCGCAGAAATTAAATAAATTTAAAGCACTTGCCGTACTGTCTTCAGATGCTCTTTCATCTGTTGCCTACGGACCGGAACAGATCCTGATCGTTCTGATCGCAGCAGGGAGCGCGGCACTGTGGTATTCGCTTCCGATCACACTGGGTGTCCTGGTTTTGCTTATTGCTCTGGTGCTTTCCTACAGGCAGATTATCTTCGCCTATCCGGGCGGAGGCGGTGCTTATATGGTCGCCAAGGAAAATCTGGGTGTCAATTTTGGATTGACTGCCGGCGGTGCCCTGCTGGTTGATTATATTCTGACCGTGGCGGTCAGTGTCTCTGCAGGTACCGATGCCATCACATCGGCATTTCCCGTACTTCATGAGCACCATGTACTTATTGCGGTACTTATTGTCATTTTGATCACATTTCTGAATTTACGCGGATTGACAGATTCGGCTACACTGCTCTCGTACCCTGTCTATTTTTTCGTTCTGATGATGTTTTTTGTGATTGGTGCAGGTGCATTCGGAGCTGCAACGGGAAGTGCCGCACCTGTGCAGCCGCATGCTGCAATCGGTACCCCGGTTATGGGAATCAGCCTGTTTCTTCTTCTGCGGGCTTTTGCGTCCGGCTGTACTGCACTGACCGGTGTTGAAGCTATTTCAAATGCTATATCGAGTTTTAAGGCGCCCGCTCCTGCAAATGCCGCAAAAACGCTGCTGATGATGGGTGGCATTCTGGCCATTCTCCTGTCAGGAACAGTCTCTATTGCCTACTGGTACGGCATCCAGCCGGCGGTTGATCAGACTGTGCTGTCGCAGATGGGTGAAGCGATCTTCGGACGCAATATTTTTTACTATTTTCTTCAGGTCGGAACGGCATTGATTCTGGTGCTTGCGGCAAATACGGGCTACTCAGCTTTTCCGCTCCTTGCCTTTAACCTGGCAAAAGATAAATTCATGCCCCGGCCGTTCACAGTTAAAGGGGACAGGCTCGGATTTTCAAATGGGATCATCACTCTCGGAGCATTGTCGATTGTTCTGATCCTGATCTTTAACGGCAGGACTGAAAATCTGATTCCGCTGTATGCTGTCGGTGTGTTTATTCCCTTTTCCCTGTCCCAGACCGGAATGATTGTTCACTGGATGAAGAACAAACCGAAGGGCTGGGTCGGTAAGCTGGTAACGAATTTCGTCGGTGCGCTGATCTGCTACCTGATTCTGATCATTTTTATTGTCACGAAATTCACCCAGATCTGGCCGGTTTTCATCTTTGTTCCGGTTGTCGTCAGTGTTTTCCATAAAATACATCAGCACTATCTGCAGGTAGCCGATGAACTTAGGGTAGATATCTCCGTTTCGCTGCGTTCGATCAAAACAACAGACAATGTGATCATTGTTCCGATTGCCGGGATCACAAAAGTTGTGGAACAGTCACTGAACTATGCCAAATCCCTGTCGGGTAATGTCGTTGCTGTTTATGTCGGCAGCAGTCCCGAGGCGATCAGAAAAATTGAAAAAGAGTGGAATGAGTGGCACACAGGCATCCGGCTGGTAACGATTTACTCGCTTTATCGAACTATTACCAACCCGCTTGTCCGTTTTGTCCAGACCGTGAAGTATAAAGCGGATAAAGATGGGGCGACGGTCACCGTTGTCTTCCCGCAGTTTTATACGAGAAAGTGGTGGCAGAGTCTGCTGCATAACCAGTCCGGCGTCCTGATCAAAGCAGGTCTGATCAAGACGTCCGATGTGGTCATTGCAACCGTGCCTTATCGGTTTAAAAAATAA
- a CDS encoding EamA family transporter, with translation MLAGKTDSLAGNASSGRAKGMALVLSGAVLWGVSGNAAQYLFDEKLLNPGWLTSVRMLSAGFLLLLWAAASNRRAVWKIWTEKRSVRDLFIFGLIGMIGAQYTYFEAVAAGNAATATLLQYLSPVLIMSYLILRWRRRPTRTEGAAIVLALTGVFFIVTKGHPGQLSVAPAALFWGLLSALGGAIYSMQPSQLLEKWGAAPVVGWGMIIGGTAMSLFYPPWLFHGQWSRETLAGITFVILFGTLLAFYLYLASLKYLKPIETSLLGCAEPLSAAVVSVAVMKVPFTVFDWFGAFCIIMTVMILSFPLKRRA, from the coding sequence ATGTTGGCAGGAAAAACGGATTCTTTGGCCGGAAACGCATCTTCCGGAAGAGCAAAAGGGATGGCACTCGTTCTGAGCGGAGCCGTGCTCTGGGGAGTGTCAGGTAATGCGGCCCAGTATCTTTTTGATGAAAAGCTGCTGAATCCGGGATGGCTGACGTCAGTCCGTATGCTCAGCGCAGGTTTCCTTCTCTTATTATGGGCTGCTGCCTCAAATCGGAGGGCGGTCTGGAAAATCTGGACAGAGAAGCGGTCGGTCCGGGATCTGTTTATTTTCGGATTGATTGGGATGATCGGTGCTCAGTACACATACTTTGAGGCGGTAGCGGCGGGAAATGCCGCCACAGCGACCCTGCTGCAGTATCTGAGTCCGGTACTGATCATGAGTTATCTGATCCTGAGATGGCGCAGAAGGCCAACCCGTACAGAAGGAGCAGCTATTGTACTCGCCCTGACAGGGGTGTTTTTTATTGTGACGAAGGGTCACCCGGGCCAGCTCTCGGTTGCCCCCGCTGCCCTGTTCTGGGGCCTGCTTTCTGCGCTTGGCGGAGCCATCTATTCCATGCAGCCGTCACAGTTGCTGGAAAAATGGGGAGCTGCTCCCGTTGTTGGCTGGGGCATGATTATCGGGGGTACGGCAATGAGTCTGTTCTATCCGCCCTGGCTTTTTCACGGCCAGTGGTCCCGTGAAACGCTGGCGGGGATAACCTTCGTCATTCTTTTCGGCACGTTGCTGGCTTTTTACCTGTATCTGGCCAGTCTGAAGTACCTTAAACCGATAGAAACCAGTCTGCTCGGCTGCGCTGAGCCGCTGTCAGCTGCTGTAGTCAGTGTCGCTGTTATGAAAGTACCCTTTACCGTCTTCGACTGGTTTGGGGCATTCTGCATTATTATGACCGTTATGATCCTGTCATTTCCTCTAAAAAGAAGAGCCTGA